A genomic stretch from Nocardia wallacei includes:
- a CDS encoding molybdopterin-dependent oxidoreductase, translated as MTGSGLRAAGGVVAAGLALGVAELVSAAIDPGSAPLAALGSTVVDHTPDRVREWAIDTFGTNDKLVLFVSMGVVAAVVAALAGRLERTDRPIGSALFALFGLVSVLAAVGRPAATWTWSLPTLVGVVLGIMVLRWTIHRCEDAGCGREESPPPGDSAGVGASGRTTARPSESTSTDAEGAAEWIHVPSRGAEKATEATRFGGAGMDRRQVVRGIVGAGVLAGAAGLAGRVLGARAHSVSGERAAVELPVPQVAGPPIDPAADLPIPGITPYLTPNSDFYRIDTALVVPQVSTETWSLRIHGMVEREIRLSYSDLARRTPVERLVTLACVSNPVGGDLIGNARWLGYRLDELLAEARPHPDADMVLSRSVDGFTAGSPLAALTDGRDALLAVGMNGEPLPVRHGYPARLVVPGLYGYVSATKWVTELEITRFDRAQAYWTKRGWSAQGPIKTGTRIDTPRAGARLPAGRIPVAGVAWAQHRGITAVEVRIDDGPWQPARLAAEPSIDTWRQWTYDWQATPGPHTLRARATDGTGTVQTSDIRDVIPDGATGHPTVSLRVT; from the coding sequence ATGACCGGATCTGGACTACGGGCGGCCGGCGGCGTGGTGGCCGCCGGGCTGGCGCTGGGCGTCGCGGAGCTGGTGTCGGCGGCGATCGATCCGGGCAGCGCGCCCCTGGCGGCGCTCGGCTCGACGGTCGTGGACCACACGCCCGATCGGGTCCGCGAATGGGCGATCGACACCTTCGGCACCAACGACAAGCTGGTGCTGTTCGTGTCGATGGGAGTGGTCGCGGCGGTGGTGGCGGCACTCGCCGGGCGGCTGGAGCGGACCGACCGTCCGATCGGCTCCGCCCTGTTCGCCCTCTTCGGGTTGGTGTCCGTGCTCGCCGCGGTCGGCCGTCCGGCTGCCACCTGGACCTGGAGTCTGCCCACGCTGGTCGGGGTGGTGCTGGGAATCATGGTGCTGCGCTGGACTATTCACCGTTGCGAGGACGCCGGGTGCGGTCGCGAGGAGTCGCCGCCCCCCGGTGACAGTGCGGGCGTGGGAGCGAGTGGGCGGACTACGGCCCGGCCGTCTGAATCGACTTCGACGGATGCGGAGGGTGCGGCGGAGTGGATCCACGTTCCTTCGCGAGGTGCGGAAAAGGCCACGGAGGCAACGCGTTTCGGTGGGGCGGGGATGGACCGCAGGCAGGTGGTGCGCGGTATCGTCGGTGCGGGGGTGCTCGCGGGGGCGGCGGGGCTGGCCGGGCGTGTGCTGGGGGCTCGGGCGCACAGTGTTTCGGGGGAGCGGGCGGCGGTGGAGTTGCCTGTGCCGCAGGTGGCCGGGCCGCCGATCGATCCGGCCGCGGATCTGCCGATTCCGGGGATCACGCCGTATCTCACCCCCAACAGCGACTTCTATCGGATCGATACCGCGCTGGTGGTACCGCAGGTCAGCACGGAGACCTGGTCGCTGCGGATTCACGGCATGGTGGAGCGCGAAATCCGGTTGAGCTACAGCGATCTCGCGCGGCGCACGCCGGTCGAACGACTGGTGACGCTGGCGTGTGTGTCGAATCCGGTGGGTGGCGACCTGATCGGCAACGCCCGCTGGCTCGGCTACCGCCTCGACGAACTACTGGCCGAGGCGCGCCCGCATCCCGACGCCGATATGGTGCTCTCCCGCAGCGTCGACGGCTTCACCGCGGGCAGCCCGCTCGCCGCGCTCACCGACGGCCGCGACGCCCTGCTCGCCGTCGGCATGAACGGCGAACCGCTGCCTGTGCGGCACGGCTACCCTGCCCGGCTGGTGGTCCCCGGCCTCTACGGCTACGTATCCGCCACCAAGTGGGTCACCGAACTGGAGATCACGAGATTCGATCGCGCCCAGGCCTATTGGACCAAACGCGGCTGGTCGGCCCAGGGCCCGATCAAGACCGGCACCCGCATCGACACACCCCGCGCGGGCGCCCGGCTCCCCGCGGGCCGAATCCCCGTAGCCGGTGTCGCCTGGGCCCAACACCGCGGCATCACCGCCGTCGAAGTCCGAATAGACGACGGCCCTTGGCAACCCGCGCGCCTCGCCGCAGAACCCTCCATCGACACCTGGCGCCAATGGACCTACGACTGGCAAGCCACCCCCGGCCCCCACACCCTCCGAGCCCGCGCCACCGACGGCACCGGCACGGTCCAAACCTCCGACATCCGCGACGTCATCCCCGACGGAGCCACCGGCCACCCAACCGTCTCGCTCCGGGTGACCTGA
- a CDS encoding Uma2 family endonuclease, with the protein MSEVFDWAREENLQPAPITLDIWRKLPEDFCRLVEVVNGEAVRAESPNRPHQKAARRLADMIETAAEAHMARYNDGCLDVDTDFDVVLWELPRVTIRRPDVALFRCAPAELRPLPASMIELVIEIVSPGTERVDITEKLAEYAQAGIPWYWIVWIADNRVVSIDTHVLDHVVRQYRPHGKLVPAEGETVIDIPVEIRIEWSRLDGLAR; encoded by the coding sequence ATGTCCGAAGTTTTCGACTGGGCGCGGGAAGAGAACCTGCAACCAGCACCGATCACGTTGGATATCTGGCGCAAACTCCCAGAGGACTTCTGCCGTCTGGTGGAAGTTGTCAACGGCGAAGCGGTGCGTGCCGAATCGCCGAACCGGCCGCATCAGAAGGCGGCACGTCGTCTCGCCGACATGATCGAGACAGCGGCGGAGGCTCATATGGCTCGCTACAACGACGGTTGCCTGGACGTTGACACCGACTTCGATGTAGTGCTGTGGGAGTTGCCGCGGGTGACGATCCGACGGCCGGATGTCGCGTTGTTCCGATGCGCTCCTGCCGAGTTGCGGCCGCTTCCCGCGTCGATGATCGAATTGGTGATCGAGATCGTCTCGCCCGGGACCGAGCGCGTCGACATCACCGAAAAACTCGCGGAGTACGCGCAGGCGGGCATTCCGTGGTACTGGATCGTCTGGATCGCCGACAACCGTGTGGTCTCGATCGACACGCACGTCCTCGATCATGTAGTGCGGCAATACCGTCCGCACGGGAAGCTGGTGCCGGCCGAGGGCGAGACGGTGATCGACATTCCGGTCGAGATTCGAATCGAATGGAGTCGGCTCGACGGGCTCGCACGCTGA